GGTACGCGCAGTAATCCGCTGCGTAATAGGCACTGGCGCGGTGGTTGCCCGAAGCCCCTACCCCGCCGAACGGCGCGGTGCTGGCGGCGCCGGTCAGCTGTTTGTTCCAGTTGACGATGCCGGCGCGGCTTTCTAGCCAGAACTGCTGGTAACGCGCCTCGGAATCGGAGAGCAAACCCGCAGCCAAGCCGTACTGGGTGTTGTTGGCCTCGGTAATGGCCGCCGCAAAATCAGCGTAGCGAATCACCTGCAACAACGGGCCGAACAGCTCCTCGTCCTCGCGCTCGGTCACGGCCGTCACGTCAATGATGCCCGGTGTCAGCAAGGCGGCCTGATCCTGGGGCTGGGTCATTTCCAGCAGCGCCACGGCGCCATTGGCCAACATCAGCTCTTGGGCGTCCATCAACGCTTTGGCCGCCGCCAGGGAAATCACCGAGCCCATGAACGGCGCTGGCTGCTGGTCGAACGCACCGACTTCAATCGTTGCACTGACCGCCACCAGACGCGCCAGCAATGCGTCACCCCAGGCGCCATCCGGCACCAAGAGGCGACGGGCGCAGGTGCAGCGCTGGCCGGCGGAAATAAAGGCCGACTGGATGATGGTGTACACCGCCGCATCCACGTCGGCCACTTCGTCCACCACCAGCGGGTTGTTGCCGCCCATTTCCAGGGCCAGGATCTTGTCCGGGCGGCCGGAGAACTGCTGGTGCAGATGGTTGCCGGTGCGGCTGGAGCCGGTGAAGAACAGCCCGTCGATGCCGGGGTTGGCCGCCAACGCGATACCGGTTTCCCGCGCACCTTGCAGCAGGTTCAGGACACCCGCCGGCAAGCCTGCTTCGATCCAGCACTGCACGGTCAGCTCGGCGACTTTCGGCGTGAGCTCGCTCGGTTTGAACAGTACGGTGTTACCCGCCAGCAGCGCCGGGACGATATGCCCGTTCGGCAAGTGGCCGGGGAAATTGTAAGGGCCGAACACCGCCACCACACCGTGGGGCTTGTGACGCAGCACAGCGGTGGCATCGCCCAGGGGGCCGCTCTTCTCGCCGGTACGTTCGCGGTAGCTTTGCACCGAGATCGCGATCTTGTTGGCCATGCTGGTGACTTCGGTGGCCGATTCCCACAACGGCTTACCGGTTTCCTCACCGATGCAGCGGGCGATTTCATCGGCGCGGCTTTTCAGGGTACTGGCGAAGGTTTCCAGCACGCTGATGCGCTCTTCCAGCGAACGCCGCGCCCAGCCTGGAAACGCCTGGCGTGCAGCCTGCACGGCGGACTCGACCTGCTCGGCCGTCGCACCATTGCCGCTCCACAGCACGTGCTGGGTCACGGGGTTACGCGATTCAAACAGTTCACCCTGGCCGGCCAGCCAGCTACCTGCGATATACAACGAATTCATTATTTCGACTCCCGGGCTGCGGACAACGGTACGGCACGCACTTGATCACCCACCACCAGTTGCAGGCGCTTGGCGGTCTGAGGATCGACCACCAGCGTACCCGCCGCCAGCCGAGCCGGTGCAGCGGTGATGCGGCAGTCTTCACGTTTGCGGTTATGGATCAGGAACGGCGTGGCGTCGTCCCCCGGCGTGCCGATGGCCAGCACCAGCGACTGGCTGTCGCGCACCGCACGGATCTTGCTGGTTTCACATTCCACCGCCGGGCCTGCGTCGAAAATATCCACGTAGCCCTGGTAGCTGAAGCCTTCGCTCTTGAGCATGCTCAGCGCCGGTTCGGTATCCGGATGGACCTTGCCGATCACGTTGCGTGCGTCTTCGGAAAGAAAGCAGCTGTACAGCGGAAACTTGGGCATCAGCTCGGCGATAAACGCCTTGTTGCCCACACCGGTGAGGTAGTCAGCCTGGCTGAATTCCATCTTGAAGAAGTGCCGGCCCAGGCTCTCCCAGAACGGCGAGCGCCCCGCTTCGTTGGACACGCCGCGCATTTCGGCGATGATCTTGTTGCCGAACAGCTGCGGGAATTCAGCGATAAACAGCATGCGCGCCTTGGCCAGCATGCGGCCGTTGAGGCCGTTGCGGTAATCGGCGTGCA
This region of Pseudomonas sp. MUP55 genomic DNA includes:
- the astD gene encoding succinylglutamate-semialdehyde dehydrogenase; the encoded protein is MMNSLYIAGSWLAGQGELFESRNPVTQHVLWSGNGATAEQVESAVQAARQAFPGWARRSLEERISVLETFASTLKSRADEIARCIGEETGKPLWESATEVTSMANKIAISVQSYRERTGEKSGPLGDATAVLRHKPHGVVAVFGPYNFPGHLPNGHIVPALLAGNTVLFKPSELTPKVAELTVQCWIEAGLPAGVLNLLQGARETGIALAANPGIDGLFFTGSSRTGNHLHQQFSGRPDKILALEMGGNNPLVVDEVADVDAAVYTIIQSAFISAGQRCTCARRLLVPDGAWGDALLARLVAVSATIEVGAFDQQPAPFMGSVISLAAAKALMDAQELMLANGAVALLEMTQPQDQAALLTPGIIDVTAVTEREDEELFGPLLQVIRYADFAAAITEANNTQYGLAAGLLSDSEARYQQFWLESRAGIVNWNKQLTGAASTAPFGGVGASGNHRASAYYAADYCAYPVASLETPALVVPATLTPGITLI
- the astA gene encoding arginine N-succinyltransferase; translated protein: MIVRPVRSSDLPALIDLARSTGTGLTTLPANEERLTHRVGWAEKTFRGEAGRGDADYLFVLENDEGRVVGISAIAGAVGLREPWYNFRVGLTVSASQELNIYREIPTLFLANDLTGNSELCSLFLHADYRNGLNGRMLAKARMLFIAEFPQLFGNKIIAEMRGVSNEAGRSPFWESLGRHFFKMEFSQADYLTGVGNKAFIAELMPKFPLYSCFLSEDARNVIGKVHPDTEPALSMLKSEGFSYQGYVDIFDAGPAVECETSKIRAVRDSQSLVLAIGTPGDDATPFLIHNRKREDCRITAAPARLAAGTLVVDPQTAKRLQLVVGDQVRAVPLSAARESK